One genomic window of Arachis hypogaea cultivar Tifrunner chromosome 8, arahy.Tifrunner.gnm2.J5K5, whole genome shotgun sequence includes the following:
- the LOC112706851 gene encoding uncharacterized protein: MAEDRKNEGSDYSSEEEGTEDYRRGGYHAVRIGDTFKNGCYVVQSKLGWGHFSTVWLAWDTQKSRYVALKIQKSAQHYTEAAMDEIKILKQIADGDPHDNKCVVKLLDHFKHSGPNGQHVCMVFEFLGDNLLTLIKYSDYRGVPLPIVKEICFHILVGLDYLHRELSIIHTDLKPENVLLLSPLDPSKDPRKSGIPLIAPNTKEKISNGTIKDEKSLHADLTKNQKKKMRKKAKKAAQACVGMESPEEAEEDGKTPEQDECSKDVELSLESSEVNGSVGKDESTKASETKDDPQGSRGQRKSERKKLLASADLKCKLVDFGNACWTYKQFTNDIQTRQYRCPEVILGSKYSTPADLWSFACICFELATGDVLFDPHSGDNYDRDEDHLALMMELLGMMPRKIALGGRYSREFFNRYGDLRHIRQLRFWPLNKVLMEKYDFSEQDANDMAGFIIPLLDFVPDKRPTAAQCLTHPWLSTRPQTLKPSSTPVQPGEKDGETLEKTKEKAELEAVEVGIGNIAIDGAPKPVEMSQTIQQLSK, encoded by the exons ATGGCGGAGGACCGGAAGAATGAGGGAAGTGACTACAGTTCGGAGGAGGAAGGAACTGAGGATTACAGGCGCGGAGGGTACCATGCGGTTCGGATTGGGGATACATTCAAGAATGGATGTTATGTGGTTCAGAGCAAGCTTGGTTGGGGCCATTTTTCCACCGTGTGGCTCGCTTGGGACACTCAGAAATcg AGATATGTCGCCCTAAAAATTCAGAAGAGTGCTCAGCACTACACTGAAGCAGCAATGGATGAAATAAAGATTCTCAAACAAATTGCAGATGGAGATCCACATGACAATAAATGTGTTGTGAAGCTTTTGGATCACTTCAAGCATTCAGGACCCAATGGCCAGCATGTCTGTATGGTTTTTGAATTCCTTGGGGACAATCTTCTCACTCTTATCAAGTATAGTGATTATCGAGGAGTTCCTCTTCCCATAGTTAAGGAAATCTGCTTCCATATTTTGGTGGGTTTGGATTACTTGCATCGTGAGCTTTCTATAATACACACTGATTTGAAGCCGGAGAATGTCTTGCTTCTGTCACCACTGGATCCATCTAAGGATCCTAGGAAATCAGGCATTCCACTTATTGCTCCAAATACGAAGGAGAAGATCAGCAATGGGACCATAAAAGACGAAAAAAGTTTGCATGCAGACTTGACCAAGAACCAGAAAAAGAAAATGCGGAAAAAGGCTAAAAAGGCAGCTCAAGCTTGTGTTGGGATGGAAAGTCCCGAGGAAGCCGAGGAGGATGGTAAAACACCTGAGCAAGATGAATGTAGTAAAGATGTGGAACTAAGTTTAGAATCCAGTGAAGTTAATGGTTCTGTGGGCAAAGATGAATCGACAAAGGCTTCTGAAACCAAGGATGATCCCCAAGGAAGCCGTGGTCAAAGGAAATCTGAAAGAAAGAAGTTACTTGCCTCTGCTGATCTTAAGTGCAAGCTGGTTGATTTTGGTAATGCGTGTTGGACTTATAAACAATTCACAAACGATATTCAGACGAGGCAGTATAGATGTCCTGAAGTTATTCTCGGATCAAAATACTCAACTCCAGCAGATCTATGGTCTTTTGCGTGCATTTGCTTTGAGCTTGCGACTGGTGATGTTCTTTTTGATCCTCACAGTGGTGACAACTATGACAGGGATGAG GATCATCTGGCCTTGATGATGGAGCTTCTCGGAATGATGCCTCGCAAG ATTGCATTAGGTGGTCGTTATTCGCGCGAGTTTTTCAATAGATATGGTGATTTGAGGCACATCCGTCAGTTGCGGTTCTGGCCTCTTAACAAAGTACTGATGGAGAAATATGATTTCAGCGAGCAAGATGCAAATGACATGGCTGGCTTCATTATTCCATTACTGGATTTTGTCCCTGACAAGAGGCCAACAGCAGCTCAGTGCCTTACTCATCCATGGTTGAGTACAAGACCTCAGACTCTCAAACCTTCGTCCACACCTGTGCAACCGGGGGAGAAAGATGGAGAGACATTGgaaaagacaaaggaaaaggCTGAGCTGGAAGCTGTGGAAGTTGGCATTGGGAATATAGCTATTGATGGAGCTCCAAAGCCAGTTGAAATGTCCCAAACTATACAACAGttgtcaaaataa
- the LOC112706854 gene encoding magnesium transporter MRS2-11, chloroplastic: MALRWPLLLRFRSQQPLLAPTNFAAFSDLADPRAFDAPCLPSVNLLHRSNVLAPALKLKVLAPYVVKCLARSTEEKQWSDAETVVTDSDEAASEDDGNGQLRSQTSASETDRLESPRVATSYSGDSLSLGIREPVYEVVEVRSDGTVSTRKINRRQLLKSSGLRPRDIRSVDPSLFLTNSVPSLLVREYAILLNLGSLRAIAMKDCVLIFDYNRKGGQAFLESLLPRLNPKNSNGGPSMPFELEAVEAALLSRIQRLERRLMDLEPRVQALLEALPNRLTGDILEQLRISKQTLVELGSRAGALRQMLLDLLEDPHEIRRICIMGRNCTVTKGDNLVECSVPLEKQIAEEEEEEIEMLLENYLQRCESCHGQAERLLDSAREMEDSIAVSLSSRRLEVSRVELLLQVGTFCVAVGALVAGIFGMNLKSYLEEHVFAFWLTTAGIIVGAVVAFFLMYFYLKARKIF, encoded by the exons ATGGCTTTGAGATGGCCGCTCCTACTGCGGTTCCGTTCTCAACAACCTCTTCTCGCTCCAACTAACTTTGCCGCCTTCTCCGATCTCGCCGACCCGCGTGCTTTTGACGCGCCGTGTCTTCCTTCCGTGAATCTACTGCACCGGAGCAATGTTTTGGCTCCGGCACTGAAGCTGAAGGTTCTGGCGCCTTACGTCGTCAAATGCCTCGCCAGATCCACAGAGGAGAAGCAATGGAGCGACGCCGAAACAGTCGTCACTGATTCCGACGAAGCTGCTTCTGAGGATGACGGAAACGGTCAGCTCCGGAGCCAAACCTCTGCTTCGGAAACTGACCGTCTTGAGTCTCCGAGAGTCGCGACTAGCTACTCCGGCGACTCTCTTTCGCTTGGAATTCGAGAACCGGTTTACGAA GTTGTGGAAGTGAGATCAGATGGAACAGTATCGACAAGAAAAATCAATAGGAGACAATTGTTGAAGTCAAGTG GTCTTCGTCCTCGGGACATTCGAAGTGTGGATCCGTCTTTGTTTTTGACGAATTCGGTACCCTCTTTGCTG GTTCGTGAGTATGCGATACTTCTAAATCTGGGCTCCCTTCGAGCAATAGCAATGAAAGATTGTGTACTTATATTTGACTATAATCG TAAAGGAGGGCAAGCTTTTCTGGAGTCATTGTTGCCCAGGTTGAACCCCAAGAACAGTAACGGAGGGCCATCAATGCCATTTGAACTCGAG GCTGTTGAAGCAGCATTGCTTTCAAGAATACAGCGTTTAGAGCGCAGACTGATGGACTTAGAACCTCGA GTGCAGGCTCTTCTTGAAGCCTTGCCAAATCGATTAACGGGTGACATATTGGAGCAACTTCGTATTAGCAAACAAACTTTG GTTGAGTTAGGTTCTCGGGCTGGCGCTCTTAGACAGATGCTGCTCGACCTTTTGGAAGATCCCCATGAAATACGCCGTATATGTATTATGGGAAGAAACTGCACGGTTACAAAAGGAGACAATTTGGTCGAATGCTCTGTACCCTTAGAGAAGCAGATTGCCGAAG aggaggaggaggaaattgagatgcttcttgaAAATTATCTTCAAAG ATGTGAATCATGTCATGGTCAAGCTGAAAGGCTTCTTGATTCTGCAAGGGAAATGGAAGATTCTATAGCAGTCAGTTTGAG CTCACGAAGGCTTGAGGTTAGCCGAGTGGAACTGCTTCTCCAAGTAGGAACATTCTGTGTGGCAGTTGGTGCACTTGTAGCAG GTATATTTGGCATGAACCTGAAGTCATATCTTGAAGAGCATGTG TTTGCATTTTGGCTGACGACAGCTGGAATAATTGTCGGTGCTGTTGTTGCTTTTTTCCTTATGTATTTCTACCTCAAGGCAAGGAAAATATTTTGA
- the LOC112706853 gene encoding uncharacterized protein isoform X2, producing MAVPTDPAIEEEEEHGGPTHHPSAPLDESFDISTTVDPSYIISLIRKLLPSGSASQNAPKRSLSISNEEEGAPVSAANDNDHEHLNSSSYKSENMDVDDSGEVFCQQGECDGTSNAGKEQDWEEYGCVLWDLAANTTHAELMVENLILDVLLANLLVCKSPRVTEISIGIIGNLACHEIPMKRIVSTNGLIEIIVDKLFMDDPQCLCEICRLLAVSLQSGESVAWAEALQSEYTLCQILWIAENTLNLQLTEKSIGLILAILESQQKVVDALLPPIMKLGLTSILINLLAFEMSKLMNERIPERYTILDLILRALEALSVIDDHSQEICSSKELFQLICDLIKFPDKVEVGNCCVTAAILIANILSEVADHASEISQEARNALWNVIARIMVRIQETEISPSSLYHYVSVLVNKTDMIEDELLNQQLVNSSHEQEGLSPGSTVDARNTSLKKMINILNQWTDAKETTENKLDADDIVDEKDVKRLLDCCHKFYK from the exons ATGGCGGTTCCAACAGATCCTGCCATCGAAGAAGAGGAGGAGCACGGTGGTCCGACGCACCATCCTTCTGCTCCGCTGGATGAG TCTTTTGACATATCAACAACAGTTGATCCGAGTTATATAATCTCCTTGATAAGGAAGCTGCTGCCGTCGGGTTCTGCTTCTCAGAATGCACCTAAACGAAGTTTGAGTATTAGTAATGAAGAAGAAGGGGCTCCAGTGTCTGCTGCTAATGATAATGATCATGAGCACCTCAATTCATCCAGTTATAAATCTGAGAACATGGATGTTGATGATTCTGGTGAAGTGTTTTGCCAGCAAGGAGAATGTGATGGTACCAGTAATGCAGGTAAAGAGCAGGACTGGGAGGAATATGGTTGCGTTTTGTGGGATCTAGCTGCCAACACAACACATGCAGAACTTATG GTGGAGAATCTCATACTTGATGTGCTTTTAGCAAATCTCCTTGTTTGCAAGTCCCCACGTGTTACT GAAATTAGCATAGGAATTATCGGAAACCTGGCCTGTCATGAAATTCCAATGAAGCGCATAGTTTCCACAAATGGATTGATTGAGATAATTGTGGACAAATTGTTTATGGATGATCCTCAATGCCTTTGTGAAATATGCCG GTTGTTGgctgtgagtcttcaaagtggtGAATCTGTTGCATGGGCTGAGGCATTGCAATCTGAATATACACTGTGCCAAATATTATGGATTGCAGAAAATACGCTGAACCTTCAGCTTACAGAAAAG AGCATTGGACTTATATTAGCAATATTAGAAAGTCAGCAGAAAGTTGTGGATGCTCTTCTTCCCCCTATTATGAAGCTTGGTTTGACAAGTATATTGATCAATCTCTTGGCCTTTGAGATGAGCAAACTAATGAATGAAAGAATACCTGAAAG GTACACGATTCTTGATTTAATTCTTCGTGCACTCGAAGCACTTTCTGTTATAGATGATCATTCTCAGGAAAtatgttcaagtaaagagcttttccagtTAATTTGTGATCTGATTAAGTTCCCAGATAAAGTGGAG GTTGGGAACTGCTGCGTTACTGCTGCAATTCTTATTGCAAATATTTTGTCTGAAGTTGCTGATCATGCTTCTGAGATATCACAGG AAGCAAGAAATGCACTATGGAATGTAATTGCTAGAATAATGGTTAGAATTCAGGAAACTGAGATTAGTCCGTCAAGTTTATATCATTACGTTTCAGTTCTTGTGAACAAAACTGATATGATTGAAGACGAGCTTCTTAACCAACAATTGGTCAACTCTAGTCATGAACAGGAAGGCTTGTCTCCTGGCTCAACCGTGGATGCTAGAAACACATCG CTCAAGAAGATGATCAACATTTTGAATCAATGGACTGATGCTAAGGAGACTACTGAGAATAAGTTGGATGCGGATGATATTGTTGATGAAAAAGATGTGAAGAGATTGTTGGATTGTTGTCATAAATTCTACAAgtag
- the LOC112706853 gene encoding uncharacterized protein isoform X1 codes for MAVPTDPAIEEEEEHGGPTHHPSAPLDESFDISTTVDPSYIISLIRKLLPSGSASQNAPKRSLSISNEEEGAPVSAANDNDHEHLNSSSYKSENMDVDDSGEVFCQQGECDGTSNAGKEQDWEEYGCVLWDLAANTTHAELMVENLILDVLLANLLVCKSPRVTEISIGIIGNLACHEIPMKRIVSTNGLIEIIVDKLFMDDPQCLCEICRLLAVSLQSGESVAWAEALQSEYTLCQILWIAENTLNLQLTEKSIGLILAILESQQKVVDALLPPIMKLGLTSILINLLAFEMSKLMNERIPERYTILDLILRALEALSVIDDHSQEICSSKELFQLICDLIKFPDKVEVGNCCVTAAILIANILSEVADHASEISQDFGLLAGLLDIFPFASDDLEARNALWNVIARIMVRIQETEISPSSLYHYVSVLVNKTDMIEDELLNQQLVNSSHEQEGLSPGSTVDARNTSLKKMINILNQWTDAKETTENKLDADDIVDEKDVKRLLDCCHKFYK; via the exons ATGGCGGTTCCAACAGATCCTGCCATCGAAGAAGAGGAGGAGCACGGTGGTCCGACGCACCATCCTTCTGCTCCGCTGGATGAG TCTTTTGACATATCAACAACAGTTGATCCGAGTTATATAATCTCCTTGATAAGGAAGCTGCTGCCGTCGGGTTCTGCTTCTCAGAATGCACCTAAACGAAGTTTGAGTATTAGTAATGAAGAAGAAGGGGCTCCAGTGTCTGCTGCTAATGATAATGATCATGAGCACCTCAATTCATCCAGTTATAAATCTGAGAACATGGATGTTGATGATTCTGGTGAAGTGTTTTGCCAGCAAGGAGAATGTGATGGTACCAGTAATGCAGGTAAAGAGCAGGACTGGGAGGAATATGGTTGCGTTTTGTGGGATCTAGCTGCCAACACAACACATGCAGAACTTATG GTGGAGAATCTCATACTTGATGTGCTTTTAGCAAATCTCCTTGTTTGCAAGTCCCCACGTGTTACT GAAATTAGCATAGGAATTATCGGAAACCTGGCCTGTCATGAAATTCCAATGAAGCGCATAGTTTCCACAAATGGATTGATTGAGATAATTGTGGACAAATTGTTTATGGATGATCCTCAATGCCTTTGTGAAATATGCCG GTTGTTGgctgtgagtcttcaaagtggtGAATCTGTTGCATGGGCTGAGGCATTGCAATCTGAATATACACTGTGCCAAATATTATGGATTGCAGAAAATACGCTGAACCTTCAGCTTACAGAAAAG AGCATTGGACTTATATTAGCAATATTAGAAAGTCAGCAGAAAGTTGTGGATGCTCTTCTTCCCCCTATTATGAAGCTTGGTTTGACAAGTATATTGATCAATCTCTTGGCCTTTGAGATGAGCAAACTAATGAATGAAAGAATACCTGAAAG GTACACGATTCTTGATTTAATTCTTCGTGCACTCGAAGCACTTTCTGTTATAGATGATCATTCTCAGGAAAtatgttcaagtaaagagcttttccagtTAATTTGTGATCTGATTAAGTTCCCAGATAAAGTGGAG GTTGGGAACTGCTGCGTTACTGCTGCAATTCTTATTGCAAATATTTTGTCTGAAGTTGCTGATCATGCTTCTGAGATATCACAGG ATTTTGGCCTATTGGCTGGTCTGCTTGACATATTTCCTTTTGCTTCGGATGATTTAGAAGCAAGAAATGCACTATGGAATGTAATTGCTAGAATAATGGTTAGAATTCAGGAAACTGAGATTAGTCCGTCAAGTTTATATCATTACGTTTCAGTTCTTGTGAACAAAACTGATATGATTGAAGACGAGCTTCTTAACCAACAATTGGTCAACTCTAGTCATGAACAGGAAGGCTTGTCTCCTGGCTCAACCGTGGATGCTAGAAACACATCG CTCAAGAAGATGATCAACATTTTGAATCAATGGACTGATGCTAAGGAGACTACTGAGAATAAGTTGGATGCGGATGATATTGTTGATGAAAAAGATGTGAAGAGATTGTTGGATTGTTGTCATAAATTCTACAAgtag
- the LOC112706855 gene encoding GDSL esterase/lipase At5g22810: MENHHSRYYLTFLLPVLALVVVVLNVSNAQPLVPALFIFGDSVVDVGNNNQLHTIVKANFPPYGRDFKNHRSTGRFCNGKLASDFTAENLGFTSYPPPYLNLRVKGNNILNGANFASAASGYYDFTAKLWDAIPLSQQLEHYKECQNILVEVAGQSNASSTISGAIHLVSAGNSDFIQNYYINPLLNKVYTADQFSEILMQHYANFIQNLYALGARRIGVTTLPPMGCVPAAITLFGSDSNVCVARLNTDARNFNTKLNSTSESLLRNLPGLKLVILDIYQPLYELVTKPSENGFFEARKACCGTGLVETAILCNKDSIGTCANASEYVFWDGFHPSESANKVLADDLIAAGISLIS; encoded by the exons ATGGAGAATCATCATTCAAGATATTACTTGACTTTCTTATTGCCTGTTCTAGCACTAGTAGTAGTAGTGCTGAATGTCTCTAATGCACAGCCTCTAGTTCCAGCATTGTTCATATTTGGTGACTCAGTGGTTGATGTTGGAAACAACAACCAACTACACACCATTGTCAAAGCAAACTTCCCACCTTATGGAAGAGACTTCAAGAATCACAGGTCAACTGGCAGGTTTTGCAATGGAAAACTTGCCTCAGATTTCACTG CTGAAAACCTTGGATTTACATCTTATCCACCCCCTTACCTCAACTTAAGGGTCAAAGGAAATAACATCTTGAATGGTGCTAACTTTGCCTCAGCTGCTTCTGGCTACTATGACTTCACAGCCAAATTATGG GATGCAATTCCATTGAGCCAGCAATTGGAACACTACAAAGAATGTCAGAATATATTGGTGGAAGTAGCAGGACAATCAAATGCTTCATCAACCATATCTGGTGCTATACATCTTGTTAGTGCTGGCAACAGTGACTTCATTCAGAATTATTACATAAACCCTCTGCTTAACAAGGTTTACACTGCTGATCAGTTCTCTGAAATTCTCATGCAACACTATGCCAATTTCATTCAG AATTTATATGCACTTGGAGCAAGGAGGATAGGTGTGACAACACTCCCTCCAATGGGTTGCGTGCCGGCCGCCATCACTCTATTTGGCTCCGATAGCAATGTATGTGTGGCGAGGCTGAACACCGATGCTCGTAACTTCAACACGAAGCTAAATTCCACATCCGAGAGCTTGCTGAGAAACCTTCCTGGCCTCAAATTGGTCATCCTTGATATCTACCAACCTCTCTATGAACTTGTCACTAAACCTTCCGAAAATG GTTTTTTTGAAGCAAGGAAGGCTTGTTGTGGAACAGGGTTGGTAGAGACAGCTATACTGTGCAACAAGGACTCCATAGGAACATGTGCCAATGCATCCGAGTATGTATTCTGGGATGGTTTTCATCCATCGGAGTCTGCAAACAAGGTTTTAGCTGATGATTTGATTGCTGCTGGGATCTCTCTCATATCCTAA